The proteins below are encoded in one region of Flavobacterium sp. IMCC34852:
- a CDS encoding response regulator transcription factor, which produces MKHILIVEDEDGIVQFLKQGLEEEGYQVSAANNGKAGLELFQSTKFDLVLLDWMLPKMTGLEVCKAIRTQNTKTPIIFLTAKDTVQETVEGLKAGANDYIKKPFSFDELVERIKVQLRDQPENEILTLGPVEINLQKHQVTVNKKEVSLTQKEFDLLHYLVKNKGTVCSRTQIIQDVWDIHFEYDTGVIDVFMNAIRKKLNLKVDEDYIKTIRGVGYIANDEL; this is translated from the coding sequence ATGAAACACATTCTGATAGTAGAGGACGAAGACGGCATAGTACAGTTTCTCAAACAAGGCTTAGAAGAAGAAGGCTACCAAGTGTCGGCGGCCAATAACGGAAAAGCAGGTTTAGAGCTTTTTCAAAGCACCAAGTTTGATTTGGTTTTGTTAGATTGGATGTTGCCCAAAATGACCGGTTTGGAAGTTTGTAAAGCCATCAGAACTCAAAATACCAAGACACCTATCATCTTTCTAACCGCGAAAGATACCGTGCAAGAAACCGTTGAAGGTCTCAAAGCCGGAGCCAATGACTACATCAAAAAACCTTTCAGCTTTGACGAACTCGTAGAACGCATCAAAGTACAGTTGCGCGACCAACCCGAGAATGAAATCTTAACTTTAGGTCCGGTGGAAATTAACCTCCAAAAACACCAAGTAACGGTTAACAAAAAAGAAGTTTCCCTAACCCAAAAAGAGTTTGATTTGTTGCACTATCTGGTTAAAAACAAAGGTACTGTCTGTTCCAGAACCCAAATCATTCAAGACGTGTGGGACATTCATTTTGAATACGACACCGGCGTAATTGATGTATTCATGAACGCTATCCGAAAAAAACTCAACCTAAAAGTCGACGAAGACTATATCAAAACCATTCGCGGCGTAGGGTATATTGCTAATGACGAATTATAA
- a CDS encoding sensor histidine kinase: MTNYKMQQFSFKNRIASNYIITTALLILVVFFVIYSIVRFSVYVRVNNEIKTEVAKHLKEIEVIENCVLLIEEEEWKTSQFNKVEVSPAFIQFVDELGAMVEKSPNLKQKQLTYKATAPVNELFDTKLENIAVRQIQVPLYQGTKIIGYLIVAMSLEDSAMVLHNLFIILLVAYPIILIILFLIARFIAGRSIKPISSIIETSNVITKDNLKSRIPLPQNRDELFILSQTINNLLDRVENAIEREKQFTSDASHELRTPLAVIKGTLEVLVRKPRNPEEYKEKIDFCISEVNRLNHLVDELLLLARFENQKQTLKIEKVSLNAVFLEVISRNSTIIGEKKLKCIANFSKDFYVNTDSYLLCIIVNNILTNAVKYSKPNGSINFEIIETEDKLLCSVSDNGIGIAEEDLQKIFDQFYRSKSNEHPDIKGTGLGLSIVKRLSLLLQIELQIESKENKGTKVILGFNKE, from the coding sequence ATGACGAATTATAAAATGCAACAGTTTTCTTTTAAAAACAGAATCGCTTCTAATTATATCATCACCACTGCCTTGTTGATTTTGGTGGTGTTCTTTGTGATTTACTCCATCGTTAGGTTCAGTGTCTATGTCAGGGTAAACAACGAAATCAAAACCGAAGTTGCCAAGCATTTAAAAGAAATTGAAGTCATAGAAAACTGTGTACTCCTAATCGAAGAAGAAGAGTGGAAAACGAGTCAGTTTAACAAAGTAGAAGTCAGTCCGGCTTTTATACAGTTTGTAGACGAATTGGGTGCCATGGTAGAGAAATCGCCTAATCTGAAGCAAAAACAATTGACCTACAAAGCCACTGCACCGGTAAACGAATTGTTTGACACCAAACTCGAGAATATTGCCGTTCGTCAAATTCAAGTACCGCTTTACCAAGGCACCAAAATTATTGGTTATCTTATCGTGGCGATGTCTTTAGAAGATTCGGCTATGGTATTGCATAACTTATTTATCATCTTGTTAGTGGCTTATCCGATTATCTTAATTATTTTGTTTCTCATTGCCCGATTCATAGCCGGTAGAAGTATTAAGCCGATAAGTTCTATCATAGAAACTTCAAATGTAATCACTAAAGACAATTTAAAATCGAGAATACCGCTGCCTCAAAACCGTGATGAATTATTTATCTTATCCCAAACCATCAACAACCTGCTCGATAGGGTAGAAAACGCCATTGAACGCGAAAAACAATTTACTTCTGATGCTTCTCACGAACTCAGAACTCCGCTGGCCGTTATTAAAGGAACATTAGAAGTATTGGTGCGCAAACCTCGTAATCCTGAAGAATATAAAGAGAAAATAGACTTTTGCATCAGCGAGGTAAATCGCTTGAATCACTTGGTAGATGAACTGCTTTTATTGGCACGTTTTGAAAACCAAAAACAAACGCTCAAAATTGAAAAAGTATCACTCAACGCCGTTTTCTTAGAAGTAATCTCAAGGAATAGCACCATAATAGGGGAAAAGAAGCTAAAATGTATCGCCAATTTCTCCAAAGATTTCTACGTCAACACCGATTCTTATTTGCTTTGCATCATCGTAAATAATATTCTGACCAATGCCGTGAAATATTCCAAACCCAATGGCTCCATTAATTTTGAGATCATAGAAACCGAAGACAAATTGCTTTGCTCTGTTTCCGATAATGGTATTGGTATAGCCGAAGAAGATTTACAAAAAATATTCGATCAGTTTTACCGTTCTAAATCTAACGAACATCCCGATATTAAAGGAACCGGTTTGGGATTGTCAATCGTAAAAAGACTATCGCTCTTATTGCAAATAGAGTTGCAAATCGAAAGTAAAGAAAACAAAGGAACCAAAGTAATTTTGGGCTTCAATAAAGAATAG
- a CDS encoding DUF2231 domain-containing protein: MNDAHLHLLVNHFPIIGTIFGLGILIAGIVLKNNAVKNTAFVLLIVSAVFGFAAMSTGEGAEELVEDMPSVGKEIIHEHEELAEKFILVLYVTGAFALLSLIANLKKHSKATLFTWITLLLTIVTTVLVKEVGTSGGEVRHTEIRANAASPEIAAPETGGEHEED, encoded by the coding sequence ATGAACGACGCTCATTTACACCTGTTAGTCAACCATTTTCCCATCATCGGGACGATTTTTGGATTGGGAATTTTAATTGCCGGGATTGTCTTAAAAAACAATGCCGTAAAGAACACCGCTTTTGTACTACTGATTGTCTCCGCCGTCTTTGGATTTGCCGCCATGTCAACCGGTGAAGGCGCAGAAGAATTGGTAGAAGATATGCCAAGTGTAGGCAAAGAAATTATCCATGAACACGAAGAATTAGCTGAGAAGTTTATATTGGTGCTTTATGTAACCGGAGCATTTGCTTTATTATCATTGATAGCTAATCTTAAAAAACATTCTAAAGCCACACTATTTACCTGGATTACTTTATTGTTAACTATTGTTACAACTGTATTGGTAAAAGAAGTTGGTACTTCAGGCGGAGAAGTTCGTCATACCGAAATCAGAGCCAATGCTGCATCTCCGGAAATTGCTGCTCCTGAAACCGGTGGTGAGCATGAAGAAGATTAA
- a CDS encoding alpha/beta hydrolase: MRRAEDHVAEDLTLKKIIEPQLNIILTTDEDDERPVYISGNFNNWETQDKKFEMERVGQGLYHYKFAHDFTYPDELLYKFTRGDWSEVEIDKFGNRTENRSCKQHNGVRKEHVAKWRHNWLPFKSKFLPKVHLISEEFEIPQLNKTRRVWALLPHDYEKTTETYPVLYLQDAQNLFNEKAKYGNWEIDKKLAVMAEYKIGKIIIIAVEHAEKERIKEYNVGNTVLGTGEGKKYIRFMTETLKPFVDANFRTKPEREHTGIGGSSMGGLVSIFSGIMYPEIFGKLMIFSPSLWVVPKIKLSFLDMDEPQDTRIYLYAGGDESATMIDHVKNFKKRLLKKEGFADKMKVRLSINMEGKHNERYWSDEFPKAIEWLYFSTKEE; this comes from the coding sequence ATGCGCAGAGCCGAAGACCATGTAGCGGAAGATTTAACCCTTAAGAAAATTATTGAACCCCAACTCAATATTATTTTAACCACCGACGAAGACGACGAAAGACCGGTGTATATTTCCGGAAACTTCAACAATTGGGAAACCCAAGACAAAAAATTTGAAATGGAACGCGTGGGTCAAGGTTTGTACCATTACAAGTTTGCCCACGATTTCACGTATCCCGATGAACTGTTATACAAATTCACCAGAGGCGATTGGAGCGAAGTAGAGATAGACAAATTTGGGAACAGAACCGAAAACAGAAGTTGCAAACAACACAATGGCGTTCGCAAAGAGCACGTAGCCAAATGGCGTCACAATTGGTTGCCCTTTAAATCCAAGTTTTTACCTAAAGTCCATTTAATTTCCGAAGAGTTTGAAATTCCGCAATTGAATAAAACGCGTCGAGTATGGGCACTATTGCCTCATGACTACGAAAAAACAACCGAAACTTATCCTGTTTTATATTTACAAGATGCTCAGAATTTATTTAACGAAAAAGCCAAATACGGCAACTGGGAAATCGATAAAAAGCTCGCCGTAATGGCCGAATATAAGATTGGAAAAATCATTATCATCGCTGTCGAACACGCCGAAAAAGAGCGCATCAAAGAATACAATGTCGGCAACACGGTTTTGGGCACAGGCGAAGGCAAAAAGTACATTCGCTTTATGACCGAAACTTTAAAACCTTTTGTAGATGCCAATTTCAGAACCAAACCCGAGCGCGAACACACCGGAATAGGAGGTAGTTCTATGGGCGGATTGGTCAGTATTTTTTCGGGGATTATGTATCCGGAAATCTTTGGTAAACTCATGATTTTCTCGCCATCGCTATGGGTTGTGCCCAAAATAAAACTGTCGTTCTTGGACATGGATGAACCGCAAGACACCCGAATTTATCTTTACGCCGGAGGCGATGAAAGTGCCACCATGATTGATCACGTCAAGAACTTTAAAAAACGATTATTAAAAAAAGAAGGGTTCGCCGATAAGATGAAAGTACGCCTAAGCATCAATATGGAAGGCAAGCACAACGAAAGATATTGGAGTGACGAATTCCCTAAAGCGATTGAATGGCTTTATTTCAGTACTAAAGAAGAATAA
- a CDS encoding leucyl aminopeptidase family protein, with protein sequence MKTKQIKTLDAFIGTILIPVYETNAKSIVPIEYHGVTVSSKVFYGKKDTHYLVDKYDCTHIFIGLGKEIDYKSIKTIFRRIASKQKEVFGQTVALVFPDQFKADEVEAAVSGLILGTYDLGHYKKNEAHPFANENFELKYIAKGEIEEAINKGIKIANAQLETFNLVDLPPNKVNPKYLADWATQAGKKYGFDVTVFGKEKSTEIGLHSFLSVGKGSANEPQFIIMDYKPEKAKKHIGLVGKGITFDTGGLNIKTAGMVQMKCDMAGAAAVLGAMQLVSDLQLPYRVTAIVPACENSVDAHSFMPSDVIQSYAGHSIEIIDTDAEGRLILVDGLSYLIKNYQPETVIDLATLTGSVVGTLGYECAGLFTNNQELSQKLQQSGDAIGERLWQLPLWDAYKSDIDSEIADVKNYSGKPVAGAISAAKFLEYFTEDHKSWAHLDIAGVAFGDSEFAKTKHATAYGVHLITKFIENL encoded by the coding sequence ATGAAGACAAAACAAATAAAAACCCTTGACGCATTTATCGGAACCATCTTAATTCCGGTATACGAAACGAATGCTAAAAGTATTGTTCCGATTGAATACCATGGCGTCACTGTTTCGTCCAAAGTGTTTTACGGCAAAAAAGACACCCATTATTTGGTAGACAAATACGATTGTACTCATATTTTTATCGGCTTGGGAAAAGAGATTGATTACAAATCGATTAAAACAATTTTCCGAAGAATCGCTTCCAAGCAAAAGGAAGTTTTTGGTCAAACTGTAGCTCTGGTATTTCCGGATCAATTTAAGGCTGACGAAGTTGAAGCGGCTGTTTCAGGGCTGATTTTAGGTACTTATGATTTAGGTCATTACAAGAAAAACGAAGCGCATCCTTTTGCCAACGAAAATTTTGAATTGAAATACATTGCAAAAGGCGAGATTGAAGAAGCAATCAATAAAGGAATCAAGATAGCCAATGCTCAATTGGAAACCTTCAACTTAGTTGATTTACCGCCTAACAAAGTCAACCCGAAATACTTAGCCGATTGGGCAACCCAAGCCGGTAAAAAATACGGTTTCGATGTAACTGTTTTCGGGAAAGAAAAATCGACAGAAATAGGTTTACATTCTTTTCTTTCTGTTGGGAAAGGCAGTGCCAATGAACCGCAATTCATCATTATGGATTACAAACCCGAGAAAGCCAAAAAGCACATCGGTTTGGTAGGCAAAGGAATTACATTCGACACCGGAGGATTAAATATCAAAACAGCCGGAATGGTACAAATGAAATGTGATATGGCCGGAGCTGCAGCGGTTTTGGGTGCCATGCAATTGGTTTCCGATTTGCAATTGCCTTATCGCGTTACTGCGATTGTACCTGCGTGTGAGAATTCAGTCGATGCGCACTCTTTTATGCCTAGTGATGTTATTCAAAGTTATGCCGGACATTCTATAGAAATCATTGATACCGATGCCGAAGGTCGATTGATACTGGTGGATGGCTTATCGTATTTAATTAAAAATTACCAACCCGAAACCGTAATCGATTTGGCCACCTTAACCGGAAGTGTCGTAGGAACTCTGGGCTACGAATGCGCCGGATTGTTTACCAACAATCAAGAGTTGTCCCAAAAACTACAACAATCAGGCGATGCAATAGGGGAACGTTTGTGGCAGTTACCGCTTTGGGATGCTTACAAGTCAGATATCGACAGTGAAATTGCCGATGTAAAAAACTATTCCGGAAAACCGGTAGCCGGTGCAATCTCTGCAGCTAAGTTTTTAGAATATTTTACCGAAGACCATAAATCGTGGGCACATTTGGATATTGCAGGCGTAGCTTTTGGCGATAGCGAGTTTGCCAAAACCAAGCATGCAACGGCATATGGCGTGCATTTAATCACTAAATTTATTGAAAATCTATAG
- a CDS encoding ATP-grasp domain-containing protein, translating to MENPIKNFICISNYFKGNDFLINLKKQGNKVYLVTSEKLRDKPWAFDYIDEIYFMPGQDVDWNLEELLAGVASLMRERKIDSIVALDDFDVEKAAYLRENLRISGMGQTTGRYFRDKLAMRMRAKDAGIPIPAFSPLFNDEEINEFADTISPPWVLKPRSEASASGIMKVHSKEELWEKIHGLEDNRIKYLVEQFKPGAVYHCDGLNWHGKTLFSITSQYLATPMEISQGGGIFRSANIPYDSKDDKEIKKQNEQVLKAFGMQHGANHTEFIKCNDDGKIYFLETASRVGGAHLAEMVDAACGVNLWAEWAKIEDALVKGKEYKLPTIKKEYAGIVLTLSKFEHPDLSGFDDGEVCFRVPLEYHAGLVVKSDKHARVRQLLDDYAERLIRDFATVAQQEAVKKLH from the coding sequence ATGGAAAATCCAATCAAGAATTTCATCTGTATTTCTAATTATTTCAAAGGAAATGATTTCTTAATCAATTTAAAGAAACAAGGCAATAAAGTTTATTTAGTGACTTCGGAAAAGTTACGCGACAAACCTTGGGCGTTTGATTATATAGACGAAATCTATTTTATGCCCGGACAAGATGTAGATTGGAATTTAGAAGAGTTGTTAGCCGGTGTAGCGAGTTTAATGCGAGAGAGAAAAATTGACAGCATCGTTGCCCTGGATGATTTTGATGTTGAAAAAGCGGCTTACTTAAGAGAAAATCTAAGGATTTCAGGAATGGGACAAACCACCGGCAGGTATTTCCGAGACAAGTTGGCCATGAGAATGAGAGCCAAAGATGCCGGCATTCCGATTCCTGCTTTTAGTCCGCTATTCAATGATGAAGAAATCAACGAATTTGCTGATACCATTTCACCACCATGGGTTTTAAAACCACGTTCGGAAGCTTCGGCTTCGGGAATTATGAAAGTCCATTCCAAAGAAGAACTTTGGGAAAAAATACACGGCTTGGAAGACAATCGAATAAAATATTTAGTAGAACAATTCAAACCCGGTGCGGTTTACCACTGTGACGGATTGAATTGGCACGGTAAAACGTTGTTTTCTATCACGTCTCAGTACTTGGCCACACCTATGGAAATCTCTCAAGGCGGCGGTATTTTCAGAAGTGCCAATATTCCTTATGATTCTAAAGATGATAAAGAAATAAAAAAGCAAAACGAACAAGTTTTGAAAGCTTTTGGTATGCAGCATGGCGCCAATCATACTGAGTTTATCAAATGCAATGATGATGGTAAAATTTACTTTTTGGAGACAGCATCACGGGTTGGCGGCGCGCATTTAGCTGAAATGGTTGATGCGGCTTGCGGTGTAAATCTTTGGGCTGAATGGGCCAAAATTGAAGATGCTCTGGTCAAAGGCAAAGAATACAAACTGCCAACCATCAAGAAAGAGTATGCCGGAATTGTGCTGACTTTATCCAAATTTGAACATCCTGATTTATCCGGTTTTGATGATGGCGAAGTTTGCTTCCGAGTGCCTTTAGAATACCATGCCGGATTGGTAGTAAAAAGCGATAAACATGCACGGGTAAGACAATTGCTGGATGATTACGCTGAAAGATTGATTAGAGATTTTGCTACAGTAGCCCAACAAGAAGCGGTTAAGAAATTGCATTAA
- a CDS encoding type 1 glutamine amidotransferase yields MSHQIRIAILDMYNGEPNQGMRCIVDIINRFNQIATFQVFDVRGKSEFPDIQKYDIFISTGGPGNPLEGDGWDLKWYDFVDALWNWNKEQKVKKHMLFICHSFQMACHHFGLATINKRKATSFGVMTIHKTEAGSNDPILEGLNNPFYAIDSRDYQVVQPKLSIFSKKGAMIIALEKIRTHVEYERAIMGVRFSDEFVGLQFHPEADAMSFIANLKNKERREHIIAMKGKTKFRDMLEDLLDEDKIYKTNETIIPNFLRIAINDLMKYRKSLSN; encoded by the coding sequence ATGAGCCACCAAATTCGCATAGCGATTCTAGATATGTACAACGGCGAACCTAACCAAGGAATGCGTTGTATTGTAGATATTATCAACAGATTTAATCAAATAGCAACGTTTCAGGTTTTTGATGTCAGAGGTAAATCGGAGTTTCCTGATATACAGAAATATGATATTTTTATCTCTACCGGCGGACCGGGAAATCCTCTGGAAGGCGATGGTTGGGATTTGAAATGGTATGATTTTGTAGATGCATTGTGGAACTGGAACAAAGAGCAAAAAGTCAAAAAGCACATGTTGTTTATTTGTCATTCGTTTCAAATGGCTTGTCATCACTTTGGTTTGGCTACTATTAATAAAAGAAAAGCGACTTCTTTCGGCGTAATGACCATTCACAAAACCGAGGCGGGAAGCAATGATCCCATTTTAGAAGGTTTGAACAATCCATTTTATGCCATTGACAGCCGCGATTACCAAGTGGTTCAGCCGAAACTCAGTATTTTCAGTAAAAAAGGCGCCATGATTATCGCCTTAGAAAAAATCAGAACCCATGTAGAATACGAACGCGCTATTATGGGTGTTCGTTTTTCGGATGAATTTGTTGGTTTACAATTCCATCCCGAAGCGGATGCCATGAGCTTTATAGCCAATTTAAAAAACAAAGAAAGACGAGAACACATCATTGCCATGAAAGGTAAGACCAAGTTTCGAGACATGTTGGAAGACTTATTGGATGAAGATAAAATTTATAAAACCAACGAAACCATTATCCCGAATTTCTTGCGCATTGCCATCAATGATTTAATGAAGTACAGAAAATCGCTTTCTAATTAG
- a CDS encoding carboxylate-amine ligase: MTKKLPVFTLGVEEEYQIIDPQTRDLRSHLSKIVDGAKIILNEQVKAEMHQSVVEVGTNICKNVKEAKAEIKFLRSKIVELAAKQNLVVGGAGTHPFSRWQDQPITDDPRYHHIVNELQDAARSNLIFGMHCHVGIENREIGLQLMNQATYFLPHIFALSTNSPFWEGRNTGYKSFRTKVFDKFPRTGLPEYFDSVQAYDNYLETLVKTKCIDNPKKIWWDLRLHPFYDTIEFRITDMSLTVDEAMCIVAIIQAVVAKLYKLTMANTSFNIYRIALIKENKFRAARYGVEGNMIDFGLQQEVNTKSLILELLEFIDDVVDELGSRDEINYVHTILNEGTGADKQLAVFNQTQDLTKVVDMITSEFTRGL; the protein is encoded by the coding sequence ATGACGAAGAAATTACCTGTATTTACCCTAGGCGTAGAAGAAGAATACCAAATCATAGACCCACAAACCCGTGATTTACGATCGCATTTGTCTAAAATTGTTGATGGTGCCAAAATTATTTTAAATGAACAGGTAAAAGCCGAAATGCACCAATCGGTCGTGGAAGTCGGAACCAATATTTGCAAAAACGTCAAAGAAGCCAAAGCCGAAATCAAGTTCTTGCGCAGTAAAATTGTAGAGCTGGCAGCCAAACAAAACCTCGTAGTCGGCGGTGCCGGAACACACCCGTTTTCACGTTGGCAGGACCAACCAATAACTGACGATCCAAGATACCATCACATTGTAAACGAATTGCAAGATGCTGCTCGTTCCAATTTGATTTTTGGGATGCATTGTCATGTCGGAATTGAGAATCGTGAAATTGGTTTACAATTAATGAATCAAGCGACTTATTTCTTGCCGCATATTTTTGCATTGTCAACCAATTCACCTTTCTGGGAAGGTCGAAATACCGGTTATAAATCATTCAGAACTAAAGTATTCGATAAGTTTCCCAGAACCGGTTTGCCCGAATATTTCGATAGCGTTCAAGCCTATGATAACTACTTGGAAACGCTTGTTAAAACCAAATGCATCGACAATCCGAAGAAAATATGGTGGGATTTGCGTTTACACCCTTTTTACGATACCATTGAATTTCGCATCACCGATATGAGCTTGACTGTTGATGAAGCCATGTGTATTGTAGCTATAATTCAGGCGGTTGTGGCTAAATTGTACAAATTAACCATGGCCAACACCAGTTTTAATATCTATAGAATTGCTTTGATTAAAGAAAATAAATTTCGTGCCGCACGTTACGGCGTTGAAGGCAATATGATTGATTTTGGTTTGCAACAAGAAGTCAATACCAAAAGCTTAATCCTTGAATTGCTTGAGTTTATCGATGATGTTGTCGATGAATTAGGCAGTCGAGACGAAATCAACTATGTTCACACTATACTAAATGAAGGCACCGGAGCCGATAAACAATTGGCCGTTTTTAATCAAACTCAGGATTTAACGAAAGTGGTGGATATGATTACGTCAGAATTTACCAGAGGATTGTAA
- a CDS encoding ATP-grasp domain-containing protein: MKKIGILFGMEDTFPYAFIERVNAKNEKGIIAEAVTIDKVVQNKGGEYAVIIDRISQDVPFYRAFLKNAALTGTNVINNPFWWSADDKFFNNCLADTLGVPLPNTVILPSAEHPTDTTSKSFRNLKYPMDWEGIFDYIGFPAYMKPYAGGGWKNVYRLENKEEFFEKHRETGQLVMLLQEEIVFQDYYRVYCLGGKAVRIMPYEPRNPHHLRYVVENPNTDKKLMATIKDYTLRLCKGLGYDFNTVEFAVRDGIPYAIDFGNPAPDAEYTSVGAENFEWVVEEAAKMAIAFAKKQKPGKVNLTWGDFIKNAAAEK, from the coding sequence ATGAAGAAGATTGGAATTTTATTCGGGATGGAAGATACTTTTCCCTACGCATTCATTGAAAGAGTCAATGCTAAAAACGAAAAAGGCATTATAGCGGAAGCCGTAACCATAGATAAAGTGGTCCAAAATAAAGGCGGAGAATATGCTGTCATCATCGACAGAATCTCTCAAGATGTTCCCTTTTATCGCGCTTTTCTTAAAAATGCCGCTTTAACCGGAACCAACGTAATTAATAACCCGTTTTGGTGGAGTGCCGACGACAAGTTCTTTAACAACTGCTTAGCCGATACCCTCGGCGTTCCGTTGCCTAACACCGTTATTCTGCCTTCTGCCGAACATCCGACTGACACCACATCCAAATCGTTCAGAAATCTTAAATATCCGATGGATTGGGAAGGAATCTTTGACTACATCGGTTTTCCGGCTTACATGAAACCTTATGCCGGTGGTGGTTGGAAAAATGTTTACCGCTTAGAAAACAAAGAAGAATTCTTTGAAAAACATCGTGAAACCGGACAATTGGTAATGCTTTTACAAGAAGAAATTGTTTTCCAAGATTATTATCGCGTGTATTGTTTAGGCGGAAAAGCCGTAAGAATCATGCCTTATGAACCCAGAAATCCACACCATTTAAGATATGTAGTCGAAAATCCGAACACCGATAAAAAATTAATGGCCACTATCAAAGATTACACGCTTCGCCTTTGCAAAGGTTTAGGTTATGATTTCAATACTGTTGAATTTGCGGTTCGTGACGGCATTCCGTACGCCATCGACTTTGGGAATCCGGCTCCTGATGCTGAATATACTTCGGTTGGCGCCGAAAACTTTGAATGGGTGGTTGAAGAAGCGGCCAAAATGGCTATAGCTTTCGCTAAAAAACAAAAACCTGGCAAAGTCAATCTGACTTGGGGAGATTTTATTAAAAACGCTGCCGCAGAGAAATAA
- a CDS encoding esterase family protein: MKEEYFKWYSPNLSREIQMLVFGHAGYPVILFPTSMGSFHENKDQGLIESARWYIEQGLIQFFCPDSIDKDSFYNKNIHPVHRIQNHVWYDKMICHEIVERVKNNTYAGKVAVAGCSFGGYHAANFAFKHPGYVSHMFSLSGAFSIKSFMDGHWDDNVFYNSPEDYLHGLNDSELWNMDIILGTSNWDICFDANLKLSKILSQRDIPHWLDIRQDREHDWPVWREMFPHYLSRIKFF; the protein is encoded by the coding sequence ATGAAAGAGGAATATTTTAAGTGGTATTCGCCTAACCTAAGCCGTGAAATCCAAATGCTTGTTTTCGGACATGCCGGATATCCGGTTATCCTCTTCCCTACTTCTATGGGAAGTTTTCACGAAAATAAAGACCAAGGTTTAATCGAAAGTGCTCGTTGGTATATTGAACAAGGTTTAATCCAATTTTTTTGCCCGGACAGTATTGATAAAGATAGTTTTTACAACAAAAACATCCATCCGGTGCATCGCATCCAAAATCACGTTTGGTACGATAAAATGATTTGCCACGAAATTGTAGAACGGGTTAAGAATAATACTTACGCCGGTAAAGTAGCGGTTGCCGGTTGTAGTTTTGGTGGATATCATGCCGCCAACTTTGCTTTCAAACATCCCGGTTATGTTAGCCATATGTTTTCGCTTAGCGGTGCCTTTTCTATCAAAAGTTTTATGGATGGGCATTGGGATGATAATGTGTTTTACAACAGTCCTGAAGACTATTTACATGGTTTAAATGACAGTGAATTATGGAATATGGACATTATTTTAGGAACTTCCAATTGGGATATTTGTTTTGATGCCAATTTAAAACTAAGCAAAATCCTTTCCCAAAGAGACATTCCACATTGGTTAGACATTCGTCAAGACCGAGAACACGATTGGCCGGTTTGGCGCGAAATGTTTCCGCATTACCTGTCCAGAATCAAGTTTTTTTAA
- a CDS encoding glyoxalase, with protein MEDRDNNVLELRGESLGTITNQSSLEEVFQNKTLRPILKLQNDLFIQVFINYAMKQKNVFFTLTPEKKMAYVENVIQRDIKFRNSLKGMVIAFFTLDEYAEYIQNSSNLNKRMMNMLIERLKSQIQLITVEA; from the coding sequence ATGGAAGACAGAGATAATAACGTTCTAGAATTAAGAGGAGAATCTTTAGGAACAATTACCAATCAGTCCTCGCTTGAGGAAGTTTTTCAAAATAAAACCCTTCGCCCAATTTTAAAGTTACAAAATGATTTGTTCATTCAGGTTTTTATCAATTACGCTATGAAACAAAAGAATGTTTTCTTTACGCTAACTCCCGAAAAGAAAATGGCCTATGTGGAGAATGTAATCCAAAGAGACATCAAATTCAGAAATTCACTAAAAGGAATGGTAATCGCCTTTTTCACTTTAGATGAATATGCCGAATACATTCAAAATTCTTCCAACCTGAACAAGCGCATGATGAACATGCTGATCGAAAGATTGAAAAGTCAAATCCAATTAATCACTGTTGAGGCATAA